TGGTCCACGTGGGGCACAACGGCGCGGCCACGGTGAAATGTGGCCTGATCCGTCCGGAGGACCGCAGTGCCGTGGCCCATGTCCTGACCCAGGGCACAGGGCAGACAGGCGAGTGCGGTGGGCAAGGGGATATGCTGTCTGGCCCATCGGCCAAGGTTCGCCCGGTTCACTCTGACAAGCTGATGCGCCGCCTGACGGCACACCGGGTCGCCGCCGTGCAGGCCGAATTGATTGCGCGCCCGGACGTGGCCTTGGTGGCACTCACGGCCCAGTTGGCGCAGAAGCTGTTCCTGAGCCGCGACTACCGCTACCACCAGCAGCCACAGGTGCTGGATGTCTCGGTCACGGACAGCCAGTCTGCGCTGCAATCTGCTGCCGATGACATCGAGGCCAGCCCGGCATGGCTGCGCATGGAGGCCGAGCGCAGCGCCTGGGCGCAGAAGCTGCCCCAAGATCTGGATGCCGTGTTCCCGTGGTTGCTGGCGCAAGACCAAGCCACAGTGCTCCAACTGCTGACCGTGGCGGTGGCGTGCTCAGTCACAGGCATTCAGGGCGTGGAGTCACCGACCCAACGCACCGACGTGCTGGCACAGGCCTTGGGCCTGGACATGCGCCGCTGGTGGACAGCCAACGGCCCTTCCTACCTGAACCATGTGTCCAAGAGCCGCGTGGTGGAGGTGGTCACCGAGGCGAGGGACATCAACGTGGCAGCGCCGCTGGCCGGTATGAAGAAGGATGCCGCCGTGGTAGCCGCTGAGTTGGCCTTGGCGGGCTCCGGCTGGTTGCCGCGATGCCTGAGGGGCCAAGCTGCCTCGGTTGCGGCGACAGGCGAAGTCGGGACGGCCAGTCTGGACGATTCCCATTCTGAGGCCGATGAACTCGCGGAGTCAGCGGCCTGAGGCTCACAGAGCTTTTCCCCCAAACCCGGCGCAGACAAGGGCTCTGCGCCGTTGGCGTTTGTCAAGACGACCCCTCTGGCGGCGCTTCGGTCTTGCCATCCACATCCAGTGATCCTGGATGGCGCTGCACCCGCACCGCACCAAGGTAGGCCCCCGAAGCACGTATGCGCGCATGCCCGGCCAAACGGGACACGGATTGTCTGGCCTGACGGTCCAGCTCCGGTGGCACCATCTGCCCGCCGCGCACCGGGGGCGCGGTCCCGGCCAGGGCCTCATAGTGAGAGATCAGCACCTCATGGCGCAGGCCATGTGCGGTCACCCCCCGTTCTCGCACGGTGATGCCGAACTTGGTCAACACGTAGTCAAAGTGCCTGAGGTTCTTGCGAAGGTCATGGGCAGGGTTGCCCATGTGGGCATCCTGGCTGCTGACCACGCCCTGCGCGAATGCCACGGCGGCAAGTCGCTCAGGGCTGTCCAGTGGAATGTGACGCACCCGGCCTCCCTTGCCTTTGATCCTGGCGTATCGATCTGCCGACTTGTCCACGGGCGGAAGGCCCGTGGACTCGAAGGGCACGATGCTCTCAAATGGCCGAAACAGCACCGATTCCTTGCGCCGCAGTCCCATGGCGCGGATCAGCCGCAACGAGGCCCCCACAAAGCGGTCGTGCTCACAGACCTGGGCAATCACAGTGTCGATGTCCACCCCTTGTGCCGACCACCCCTTGTCCCGGCTGGCGTACTCATGGCGCTGGTATTCGTCAACGCTCAAGCCGTAGTGGTCTGGTGATCGCACGAAGCCATGCTTGCCCATCCACATGGCCAGCCCACGCAGAAAGCTCAGGTAGGTCTGGATCGTCGCCGGGGCCAGGTGCTCTTGCTGCCAGACCTGCACCATGGCCCGGATGTGCTTTTGCCCCAGGTTGCGCGGGTCAGGCACCGTCTTGAACCCGGCCTTGGTCTTCAAGTCCCGAAAGAATCGGCGCAGGAATTGGGCGCGCTCCTGCCGTGTTTTGTGTGAGACGGTTTTGGCCATCGAGGTGTGCAGGGTGTTAAACAGTTCGATCAACACCTCCAGCACCTTGAGCGGTGGCGTCTTGCCCGTGGGGTAGTGGGCCAGGATGTCCTGGGGCGACTTGCCCGCCCAGCTTTGACGGCGTGCGGGTTGGTGCTGGCTTGAGCGCCCCGGGCTGGATGCTTCCTGAACCCGGCGCCGTGGTGATCTGAGCGTTGTGGATCGAGGGGGGGATGAGTCAGACATGATGTGTGCCCATGGTCAAGGGCCCGCCGCCCGAACAGCGGGTTGGTCGTGAGTGAAGGTGGAATCCCATGGAGATCGCCAATGGTGCGGATTCCGTCGCCCCATCGGTTCGTGGTCAAGCATTCAGCGCCGCACGCAACCACGACGGGTGCGGCGCCTACCCAAAGGTTTGTCGGTCGGTGTGCCTGCAGTGATGCATCGACACCGGCCAACTCGGTCTTTCTTAAAAACGAAACGGGTGATCCGTCCCAGTTGTGCATTTCTGCAGCCATGGGGTTGGTGATGCCGGTTTGCCTCAGGGGCAAGGGCAGCATCGGCGCGGAGGTCTGGCCTTTCGCGTCTGTGGTGGATCAGTTCTGGATTCGGAGCGCCATCCACTCGCATGGGTCCCCCCCTGACCGAAAGTCCAGGACGGTGCCGAGTTCATGAGCGAGGTCGCACGGGGAGCCTAAAGAGGCAAACACAACCGTGCGGTGCGCAAAGGCGCGTGCTCAAGGGATGGCGGGAACAGCGGTTCGGCATCGGGTGCCGACTGCGTGCTCGAAGACCGTGGCGCGTTTCAGGAACGCCCAACTCTGGGAGTTGGCTGGGCCATCGGTGCATGCACTGCGAAGAAGACCTCATGGCCATCACCTCAGGGGCGATGGCGAATTCCGGTTCAAGGACCAGAGCTTGGAGGGCAGGTAACGACTGCGACGCCTTTTGCTCCATCAGGAGCAGAGCCAGGACGGCTCTCGGGAATCTGTAGTGGACTCGCCGGGAAGCTTTCGGTCAAGGCCCGCAACCGCAATGGTCCCCATTGCCGGGGCCTTGTGCGTGGCGAACTTGGTACGCGCAACATGCCCTTGAGCCGTGCTTATTTACTGATATGGCTTGGGCGCCAGACAGCCCGTGGGCTTGACATCAAAAAATCCTGCCTCTGGTTCCCAACACAGGTTCTCGATGGGCTGAGGTGGACCTCGATGGCGCCTGCCTCGGGCGTGGCGACAGGGGTTGACGAGTGTCATTCGAATGAGAACGTGGTGACACACGCGACCCCAGAACCAAGAGCGCGAGGGTTTGGCAACAGGCTAATGTCATTGCGGCGCATGCAGGCTGACAGTGAATCTGCACCGATGCCGAAATCATGTGTTCTGAGTCGGGGTTTGCCGTGGCGGGATCGTGTCAGCTTGCTGATGCTGATCGCTCATGAACCCACGCCTTGGAGGCTCATCATGGATTTGATCGTCAGAGCGGTGGATGTCGGATCAGGCAACACCAAATACGTCGTTGGCACGGAGGGCACCGAGATCCGCTGCGCCAGCTTTCCTTCCATTGCCTACCCGAGCGCCAGCGAGACTCAGGCCTGGTCGGCATCCGAGCGGCGCAAAACCGTGTCCATCCCCATTGGACACTTGTTCTACGAGGTCGGGCCCGATGTCCACCTGGTGGCCGATTCCGTGCGTGCAACCCAATTGCACGACGAGTACACCGACACGCCCGAGTACATGGCCTTGCTCCGAGGCGCCTTGCATCTGATGAAGCAAAGTCGCATCGACCTCCTGGTGGTGGGCCTGCCCGTGGCCTTGTTGCACCTCAAGAAGGCGGCGCTGGAGAAAGCGATGACGGGAACGCATGAAGTTGGGGGTGGCAAGACGGTGACTGTCGTCAAGGCACTCGCTGTGGCGCAGCCTCAAGGGGCGTTGGCTCATTACGCATCGGTGCACAAGAAGATGGCCACCATCGGCAATGAGCAGAGCTTGATCATCGACCCAGGCTCACGAACCTTCGACTGGTTGGTGGCCAGGGGCATGAGGCAGGTGCAAAAGCAAAGCCATTCGTTCAACCGTGGCATGTCGGATGTGCTGCGCCTGATCGCGGCCGAAATCAGCAAGGACATCGGCAGCCCCTATCGCGACCTCGACGCCATCGATCTGGCCTTGCGAACGGGCAAGCAGCCTGTGATTTTTCAGAAGTCCTACGACATCACCAGGTTCATGCCCATGGCTGAGGCGGTGGCGCAGCAGGCTGTGTCGGCGATGAAGCAGTACATTGAATCGCCACATAGCTTGCAGAACATCATCCTGGTTGGCGGCGGTGCCTTCCTGTTCAAGAAGGCGGTGAAGGCTGCGTTCCCGAATCACAAGATCCATGAGGTCAAGGAACCCATGTTTGCCAATGTGCGGGGCTTTCAACTGGCAGGGCAGAACTATGCGCGAACGGTGATGGCCGCGCCACGGGCTGATCAAGGTGCGACGCCGTCGGGGAGCAAGCCATGAATGCCAACGCCAAGGTCAGTGGGGAACCGATACGGCTGGTGTTTGAATTGGCGCGTGCCGATCACCCCAGGCTGTACGACGATCTGATCCAGTTCCCCAAGGGCACCAAGAGGATCAATCGACTGAGGGTGCTTGCATACGATGGCTTGCTCATTCAGAGCGGGCACATCGTTTCCATCGTGGCGTCTCGCTCAGGCGGTGATCAGCAAGGGGAGGAGGTAGGTCGCGGGGAACAGATCACCAACGATTTGTTCGGGCCGTCCATCGCGGACTGATCAGAAAGCTGTCGAAGAGGTTTCTCCGATGGGTGGCACGCAGCGCGTCAGGCGTTCTTCCTGAGGTGGTCGGCGTAGCTTGAAAATGAAGGTCTGCCTTTGCTGGTGTTCAGCTTGGCCAGACTTGTCTTGCTGATCCGCTGCTGAAGGTAGCCACATACCTCGTCGAACCTATCAACGGATATGGACGCTTAGCAAGCGATCAATAGACGGATCTAGTCGTGTTGCCGCTGATCTGATCGCTTTATGCCGATCAAAAATGTTTTACGAGGGGAAGGGGTTGCCCATCGTTGATTGCTGCTGGACCGCTTCGGCATTGGCCTTGAGGATCGCGATGGCTTGCCGCACAGCAGGGGATCGGCAAGTCAAGGGGTCCATTTTTTCCATGAAGTAGCTGGGATGCTCCAACATGAGTTCATACACTCGGTGAGCAAGACCGCTGTCCTGGACCGAAGCAATCATGGCCTTGCAGGTGTCCATGGCAGCGAAGCGATTCTGCCGAT
This is a stretch of genomic DNA from Aquabacterium olei. It encodes these proteins:
- a CDS encoding phage integrase N-terminal domain-containing protein, with translation MLIELFNTLHTSMAKTVSHKTRQERAQFLRRFFRDLKTKAGFKTVPDPRNLGQKHIRAMVQVWQQEHLAPATIQTYLSFLRGLAMWMGKHGFVRSPDHYGLSVDEYQRHEYASRDKGWSAQGVDIDTVIAQVCEHDRFVGASLRLIRAMGLRRKESVLFRPFESIVPFESTGLPPVDKSADRYARIKGKGGRVRHIPLDSPERLAAVAFAQGVVSSQDAHMGNPAHDLRKNLRHFDYVLTKFGITVRERGVTAHGLRHEVLISHYEALAGTAPPVRGGQMVPPELDRQARQSVSRLAGHARIRASGAYLGAVRVQRHPGSLDVDGKTEAPPEGSS
- a CDS encoding PRTRC system protein D, producing the protein MDLIVRAVDVGSGNTKYVVGTEGTEIRCASFPSIAYPSASETQAWSASERRKTVSIPIGHLFYEVGPDVHLVADSVRATQLHDEYTDTPEYMALLRGALHLMKQSRIDLLVVGLPVALLHLKKAALEKAMTGTHEVGGGKTVTVVKALAVAQPQGALAHYASVHKKMATIGNEQSLIIDPGSRTFDWLVARGMRQVQKQSHSFNRGMSDVLRLIAAEISKDIGSPYRDLDAIDLALRTGKQPVIFQKSYDITRFMPMAEAVAQQAVSAMKQYIESPHSLQNIILVGGGAFLFKKAVKAAFPNHKIHEVKEPMFANVRGFQLAGQNYARTVMAAPRADQGATPSGSKP